In one Catenovulum adriaticum genomic region, the following are encoded:
- the fkpB gene encoding FKBP-type peptidyl-prolyl cis-trans isomerase has product MTNKSIETNSEVVMHFAIRLEDGSAAESTKVHDKPAKFTMGDGSLTANFEACLIGLKAGDNRTFKLPPEDAFGQPNPDNIYYLDRNKFSAEAPAEKGEIIAFTQPDGQEIPGIVRDVTGESVTVDFNHPLAGLTVEFDVEIITVN; this is encoded by the coding sequence ATGACAAACAAAAGTATTGAAACAAACAGTGAAGTGGTAATGCACTTTGCGATTAGGTTAGAAGATGGTTCTGCGGCTGAGAGTACCAAAGTTCATGACAAGCCCGCTAAATTTACAATGGGTGATGGGTCGTTAACCGCGAATTTTGAAGCTTGCTTAATTGGCTTAAAAGCTGGCGATAACCGCACCTTTAAATTACCACCTGAAGATGCTTTTGGGCAGCCTAATCCTGATAATATTTATTATTTAGACCGTAATAAATTTTCGGCTGAAGCGCCCGCGGAAAAAGGTGAAATTATTGCTTTTACTCAACCTGATGGGCAAGAAATTCCGGGTATTGTTCGGGATGTTACCGGTGAATCAGTAACGGTTGATTTTAATCATCCACTTGCTGGTTTAACCGTTGAATTCGACGTTGAAATTATAACAGTTAACTAA
- the lspA gene encoding signal peptidase II: MKKLFKETGLSWLWLAILVIIVDQASKIAVIQQFELYDSKVITDFFNLTYVRNHGAAFSFLADSGGWQRWFFTVIAMVAVVLITYWLSKTKKDQLILVMGFNSILGGAIGNLYDRIAYGYVIDFFDFTIPLYGRWPAFNVADMAIVFGAGCILLDSFINKDNKQESKS, translated from the coding sequence ATGAAAAAGTTATTTAAAGAAACTGGCTTATCTTGGCTTTGGTTAGCTATTTTGGTCATTATTGTTGATCAGGCAAGCAAGATTGCTGTTATTCAGCAGTTTGAATTGTATGATAGTAAAGTGATAACTGACTTTTTTAACCTAACTTATGTACGAAATCATGGCGCTGCTTTTAGCTTTTTAGCTGATAGCGGCGGTTGGCAACGCTGGTTTTTTACGGTAATAGCAATGGTTGCTGTCGTATTAATTACTTATTGGCTTAGCAAAACGAAAAAAGATCAGCTTATTTTAGTGATGGGGTTTAATAGCATTTTAGGTGGCGCAATAGGTAACTTGTATGATCGTATAGCCTATGGTTATGTTATTGATTTTTTTGACTTTACTATACCTTTATACGGTCGATGGCCAGCGTTTAATGTTGCAGATATGGCCATAGTATTTGGTGCAGGTTGCATTTTATTAGACTCATTTATTAATAAAGACAATAAGCAAGAGAGTAAAAGTTAA
- the ispH gene encoding 4-hydroxy-3-methylbut-2-enyl diphosphate reductase — MQIQLANPRGFCAGVDRAISIVERALELFEKPIFVRHEVVHNKYVVNGLRERGAVFVDELEEIPDDSIVIFSAHGVSQAVRQEAKARGLKIFDATCPLVTKVHMEVTRASRKGIECILIGHHGHPEVEGTMGQYSNTEGGIYLVESADDVAKLKVKDESNLYYCSQTTLSVDDTADVIDALRDKFPEIMGPRKDDICYATQNRQDAVRELALTNDVVFVVGAKNSSNSNRLRELAEKVGCRAYLIDTASDIDSTWLENTASVGVTAGASAPEVLVKQVIEKLESLGGQSVQENPGIEENVVFSLPLELR; from the coding sequence ATGCAAATTCAACTTGCTAATCCAAGAGGCTTTTGTGCAGGCGTTGATCGTGCGATTAGCATAGTCGAACGCGCATTAGAGCTATTTGAAAAACCTATTTTTGTACGTCACGAAGTGGTACACAATAAATATGTTGTTAATGGTTTAAGAGAACGAGGCGCCGTTTTTGTTGATGAGCTAGAAGAAATTCCTGACGATAGCATAGTCATTTTTAGTGCTCATGGCGTTTCTCAAGCTGTGCGTCAAGAAGCTAAAGCGCGAGGCTTAAAGATTTTTGATGCAACTTGCCCGTTAGTTACTAAAGTTCATATGGAAGTGACGCGCGCTAGTCGTAAAGGTATTGAATGTATTTTGATTGGGCATCATGGTCATCCAGAAGTGGAAGGCACTATGGGGCAATATTCAAACACTGAGGGTGGCATTTATTTAGTTGAATCAGCAGATGATGTCGCTAAGCTAAAAGTTAAAGATGAATCTAATTTATATTATTGCTCGCAAACCACGTTATCGGTTGATGATACAGCTGACGTGATTGATGCGCTTCGCGATAAATTTCCTGAAATTATGGGTCCTCGAAAAGATGACATTTGTTACGCAACTCAAAACAGACAAGATGCAGTTAGAGAGCTTGCGTTAACCAATGATGTTGTATTTGTTGTAGGCGCTAAAAATAGCTCTAATTCAAATCGCTTGCGCGAACTGGCTGAAAAAGTAGGTTGCAGAGCTTATTTAATTGACACCGCAAGTGATATTGACTCAACTTGGTTAGAAAATACAGCTTCAGTTGGGGTAACCGCTGGGGCCTCCGCACCTGAAGTATTAGTGAAACAAGTTATTGAAAAGTTAGAATCACTAGGTGGTCAGTCAGTTCAAGAAAATCCAGGTATTGAAGAAAATGTCGTATTTTCATTACCTTTAGAATTACGTTAA